The sequence CTCTCCAAGGTGAATTGGGAGATACTCCAGGCATCAAAAGAGGCCTTTGAGCAAACTGAGGGCGCCTTTGATGTGACGTGTCGACCGCTGATTGAACTTTGGAAGCGGGCCGCCGAGCAAGGAGTGCTGCCGGATGCGGCTGCAATAGCGCAGGCACGGGAGCAATCCTCGTGGAGTCTCATCGAGTTGGATGCATCCGGGCGAACAGCGATCCGACACGCTGAATCGGTTGCGGTCGATGTGGGTGGCATCGCGAAGGGATATGCCATCGATGCAGCATTGCAGGCAATGGTGGCGCAGGGTGTAGACGGTGCTCTGGTTGATGTTGGTGGGGATGTGCGAGTGTATGGGAACTCCGCCCGGGCCTCCGGAGGGTGGCACTTTCAGATCAAGGACCCGCGATCCGACGGCCTGCTGGGTGAATTTGAACTGGTGGGCGAGGGCGCGGTTTGTACGAGCGGTGACTACGCGCGCTATCGCAAAATCGAAGGAAAGCGTTACTCCCACATCGTGGATCCGGTTTCGGGGTATCCGACTGAACAGGTGCCGACAGTGACGGTGGTTGCACCAAATGCATTGCAGGCCGATGTGTGGGCGACCGCCCTGAGTGTGCTGGGTCGGCGGGGAGTGGAGTTACTGCCTGCAGGAGTCGAGGCGCATCTGCTCATGCGGGAGGCGGGCGGAGACGAACTTGCGGTTGTGCATACTCCGGGATTTCCCGAGCTGGGAGTCGCGCATCCCTGAGTTCCTTCACGCCTGTGTTACGGCATTGTTGCCTGAACGTAACACAGCGAGGCTGTGGAAAATCGAAGATCTGCCGAAGATCGAAGAAGCACCTGATGCGAACTGGATATCCGGGTGCCTGTCATCTTTCTTCGCTCATGCCCACTGTTTGCGACTCCAGCCTATCCAAATTGATTCACACACGGGATTCCATCCCGCTGACGCTTCCGCTCGAGCAGGCCAATCAGTATTTTCATCGGTCCCAATTGCGCTTTCTGGCGGTGGTGGATGGCAATCGCTTTGTCGGTTTGTGCGCGAGCCGTGAACTGCGTTCCAAAATGTCGAACCGATATGGTTTTGACTTGTTTTCAAAAGACCCCATTCAGCGACATTTGATGGAGCCGGTTCTGGTGGTGGATGCGTCGATCCCGATTTCAGAACTTCTGAACCAGGCATTTTCCCGGGAAGAGCATTGCTACTATGATGATATTGTCGTGACGTTGTCGGATGGTTCGTTCCATGGCCTGATTCCTGTGCATCGACTGGCAAAGCTTCAGCATGAGTTGATGACCCGACAGTTGCAGGTGCTGCAGAGCCACGAACAGGAACTCTCCGAAAAAAATCAGCAACTGCTTGCAGTGGCGACCGAACTCAATGCGACAAATGAAGCCCTGGAGCGGGCCAGGGACGAAGCTTTGGCCTCGACGCGATTGAAATCAGAGTTCCTTGCGAACATGAGCCATGAAATTCGCACTCCGATGAACGGGGTCATTGGCATGGTGGATTTGCTGATGGATACACACCTGACTCAGGAACAGCGGTTTTTTGCGGAGACGATACACTCCAGCGCGGAATCCCTGCTGACGATCATCAATGACATTCTGGATTTTTCAAAAATTGAAGCCGACCGCATCGATTTGCTGGAGGAACCCTGGGTATTGGTGGAATTGGTGGATTCCTGCATGCAGCAGGTGGTTTCACGGGCGGCCCAGAAACCGATCCGGTTGTTGATCGATTTTGACAGTGGGCTTGCTGACATGTATTTGGGGGATTCGGTCCGGCTGCAGCAGGTGATTGTGAATCTGCTGGCGAATGCAGTGAAATTCACCGAGCACGGTGAGATTACCCTTCGGGTCCGCCCGACTCATCTGGAAAGCGAGGGTGCATCGAGACCAGGACTGCAGTTTGACGTGGAGGATACGGGTGTCGGCATTGCCAGACACCACCTCGAATGCCTGTTCCTTCCCTTCGTTCAGGTGGATGGATCGAGCAAGCGCCGCCGGGATGGGAGCGGGTTGGGTTTGTCGATTTGTCACCGCCTGGTGACCCTGATGGGAGGGGAAATCCAGGTCGAGAGTGAAGCGGGAAAGGGATCCCGCTTTTCATTCCGGATTCCGGCTCCGGTCGTGAACTCTGCATCGGCTGAATTGATGGAACCCCAGCGAAGATCAGGTGATCTGCTGCTCATCAGTTCAAATTTGCCTCTTCGGGATCATTTTTGCAAGGGTGTGCGTCGTTTCGAGGTGGTGCTGCGCTGCAGCGAACTGGAGCAGCCCATGGATCCGATCAACCCCGATGTCATCGTTGTCGTCGATGCGTTTGAGAACAGTGCCAAATGTGTGGAAAAGCTGCGTTGCTGGATTGAGAACGCAACCGTTTCAGTGTCGCGTGTGCTGGTGTTACTGAAAGTCAACGACGCCACCCGCTCCAGTTTTGAATCGCTGGGTGTGACGCAGTTTTTGTATTACCCATTCCGGATGGAACTGATCTGGGAAAAAATGCACGCCAAGCAATTGCCTGTGTCCAGTGCTGCCAGGGAAGCAACCGATAGGTGCTCGCAGAACGATAGGGCAGGACTCAACATTCTGCTCGTGGAGGACAATCTGACGAACCGCAAACTTTCGACAATTCTGCTTAATAAAATGGGGCACGAGGTAGACGTAGCAGAGAATGGGGTCATTGCATTACAACGGTTGAAGCGCCGACGCTATGACTGTGTGCTGATGGATTGCATCACCGAACGCACA comes from Puniceicoccaceae bacterium and encodes:
- a CDS encoding ATP-binding protein, whose product is MPTVCDSSLSKLIHTRDSIPLTLPLEQANQYFHRSQLRFLAVVDGNRFVGLCASRELRSKMSNRYGFDLFSKDPIQRHLMEPVLVVDASIPISELLNQAFSREEHCYYDDIVVTLSDGSFHGLIPVHRLAKLQHELMTRQLQVLQSHEQELSEKNQQLLAVATELNATNEALERARDEALASTRLKSEFLANMSHEIRTPMNGVIGMVDLLMDTHLTQEQRFFAETIHSSAESLLTIINDILDFSKIEADRIDLLEEPWVLVELVDSCMQQVVSRAAQKPIRLLIDFDSGLADMYLGDSVRLQQVIVNLLANAVKFTEHGEITLRVRPTHLESEGASRPGLQFDVEDTGVGIARHHLECLFLPFVQVDGSSKRRRDGSGLGLSICHRLVTLMGGEIQVESEAGKGSRFSFRIPAPVVNSASAELMEPQRRSGDLLLISSNLPLRDHFCKGVRRFEVVLRCSELEQPMDPINPDVIVVVDAFENSAKCVEKLRCWIENATVSVSRVLVLLKVNDATRSSFESLGVTQFLYYPFRMELIWEKMHAKQLPVSSAAREATDRCSQNDRAGLNILLVEDNLTNRKLSTILLNKMGHEVDVAENGVIALQRLKRRRYDCVLMDCITERTASR
- a CDS encoding FAD:protein FMN transferase translates to MAKRHYILGVWCAGLLLLAVALWKTQSGGTTRMAAFERQPEGIMGTSCRLLVMLDYRESQRAEKILDKAEFQLRYIESLASNWIEASELSRFNRATPGAFELSKVNWEILQASKEAFEQTEGAFDVTCRPLIELWKRAAEQGVLPDAAAIAQAREQSSWSLIELDASGRTAIRHAESVAVDVGGIAKGYAIDAALQAMVAQGVDGALVDVGGDVRVYGNSARASGGWHFQIKDPRSDGLLGEFELVGEGAVCTSGDYARYRKIEGKRYSHIVDPVSGYPTEQVPTVTVVAPNALQADVWATALSVLGRRGVELLPAGVEAHLLMREAGGDELAVVHTPGFPELGVAHP